The genomic window TCTTTTTTGCCACCGGAGCGGCTGCATCGGAACCATGCCCTCCATGCTCGACGAATACCGCCACGGCTACTTGCGGATCGGTCACTGGAGCAAAGGAAATAAACCAGGCGTGATCACCATATTTTTCTTTTTGCTTTTCGGAAAGTCCTTTTCCACGATCGTAACCGACCACCTGAACGGTGCCGGTTTTGCCGCACACGTCATAGCCATCGACGCGCGCTCTTCCTCCGGTTCCATGATCATTCACAACGCCCCAGAGAGCTTTTTTGACGAGCTCAAAATTCTCACGGTCAATTCCTTCCACTTTTTCTTTGCGTGAACGGGACTTTTCCAGAGTCTTTCCGCTCATATCAAGAACGGAGCTCACAACGTGCGGTTGAATGATGTTTCCATCGGTTGCGATGGTTGCATATAGCGAAGCCATTTGAAGAGTGGTAGCCAGAATCGGCCCTTGTCCGATTGCAACAGAAATGGTTTCCCCAGGATACCATTTGTCATTGGTTGTCCGGCGCTTCCATTCACGGTCCGGAACCAGACCTTTTACCTCATTGGGAAGATCGATGTTGGTCAAAGACCCGAGTCCAAGCAATCGCGCATACTTTGCAATTACATCTATATCCAATCGCATTCCTACATTGTAAAAATAGACATCGCAGGATTGCATGATGGCGCGGTAGAGACTTACGCTACCGTGCCCACCCGGCTTCCAACAGCGGAAGGTTCTGTTATAAATGAACTGCGCTCCGCCACAACCGAAAGTCGTTTCCGGGGTTATCTTTTTTTCTTGCAGCGCGGCCAACGCCATCACAAGCTTGAAGGTCGACCCGGGTGAAAACTTGTTTTGAATAACTCGATTCTGAAGAGGATGTTGTGGATCGCTGATGAGCTCTTTCCATTTTGCCGGAGCGATCTTCGGAATGAAATCATTAGGATCAAAAAGTGGTTTGTTGTACAACACCAGGATGTCACCGGTCTTGATATCCATGGCTACAACGGCGCCGTAACGGTTTCCTTCCTTGAAAATGTCTTCAGTTGCTTTCTGCATGTTGTAGTCAATGCCCAGCCTGAGCACTTTCCCCGGCACCGGTTCATCCCGAATAGGAGGAAATTCTTTCAGCACTGCGCCGTAGCTATTCACTACTTTTCGCTCCATTCCCGCGCGTCCCATTAAGGGACGATTGTATTGCCGTTCCAGGCCTGATTGACCCACGATATCCCGGCGCTTTGCTTCAGGAAAATCCTTTGCCCTTTCTTGATCCTCGGTTAATTCTCCAACGTAGCCGATGACGTGCGAAAAGAGCGGACCATAAAGATAGCTGCGCTTCTGTTCATGATGAATATCAATTTCGGGATACTCGATCTTTCGCGCAGAAATATAGGCAAGCTGAGGTAAAGTCATATCCTGATACAGCATGATCGGACTCGAAGAATGAAGCGGCCCTTCCTTTTTTATGATGCGGTAAAGGTCCTGCTGCGGCGTGGCCAATACTGTTGATAAGAACTCGATCGTACTTGTCAGATTTCGTGACAGACGCGGAGTAATAAAAAGATTGTGACTGAGCCGGTTTTCAGCAAGGATTTTTTTATTGCGGTCTACAATGAGTCCGCGCGGAGCAGGAATCGGATCCTCTTTGTATAGATTCTCACCTGCGAGCTGTTCGTAATAGGGTCCCTTGATGATCTGCATGTACCAGAAACTGCCCAGGAGCATCAAGAAAACGCACAGGACGACTCCAGCAATGAGATTAATTCGGCGGTTGATCAAATCCCTGTCGATCGGTTCACCAAACATTATGCGTACTCCATCCTTGTGCGAATGCGATCAGCAATGTGGAATCCAAGAAGCCCAACCAGCATATTTAAGATGGTCGCTGTCAGAAAAACCTGGTAAGAGAGCACCATTTGAGGAAGACTAAAGAGCCGGTTCAGCATGTTTATCGTAAGCAGGTCCACTCCCGTGGAAACAGCAACAAGCATCATCAGGATAAAGGGGTGTTTGATCATGAGCCGTGAGCTGAGAACCGCGATCGAATACGCGACGATTGTTTTTGAAAAGGCATTCATTCCGATGATCCCGCCGGTAAACGCATCCTGTATCAATCCACTGGTAACGCTTACCGCAATACAGCTTAACGGCGAAAAGTTCAAAGCATAATAAACATTAAACAAAAGAAATAAGTCGATCGCTTGCAATCTTTCAAAACGTCCCAAAACCATCGTTTGCACAAGCAATATCAGAGCAATGGCAATAAGAGTTCGTAACGATCTCACTGCGGACCACTTTTTGCTTGTTTCATGAACAGAACTTCATTGACCGAAGTAAAATTTGGAAAAGGAACTACTTCAAAACTGCGATAAAGCGTGGATTCCTTTACTTCCTGAAAAACTCGTCCCACCGCCAGACCTTCCGGAAAAATTCCTTCCTGTCCCGATGTTACCACCAGATCTCCTTTTTTTACCTGAACGTTAATAGGAAGGAACTTCAAAATGCAAGAATTTTGTCCATCGCCGCTCAAGATTCCCGCAACTCTTCCCTTTTCCAGCATGGCGCCAATCGAGGCGGACGTATCTGTAATCATGAGGACCTTCGCCGACAGTACGTCTACAAAAATCGTCATCCCCACAATCCCTTCCGGAGTCACTACGGGCATTTCGGAGGTGATACCGTGACGCGTTCCGCGATTGATCATCAATGTTCTGGATTGCGCGGCTTTGGAGTCGCGCGCGACCACTTCCCCGGGAATCAACAGATAGGGAAGTCTTTCCCGTAGTTCCAGCATTTTGCGCAGTCGTTGATTTTCCTGCTGGATTTCATGTGCCATGCGGTTCTGGATTTTTAGCTCAGAAACCTCTTTCAGCAATCTTGCATTTTCTTTGCTCGTCCGAGTCAACAGGAAATAGTTCCTGATTCCGCCTGCTACAATATTCGTAAGACCGGAGAGCGCAGTTTGCACCGGGGAAAATATCCTGTAACCAAGAGTTGCAAGGACGCTACGTCCTGTTAGTGGATCCGCAACCTGGTATGACATGATCCCCAGCAATAGAATCATGATTCCTACAAAAATCGGGAAGGATCTTCGCGGCGCTTTTTCGAGTTCATTCATAATTCAGTGATGAGTCATGAGCAATGAGTGATGAGACCACCTACGGATTTCTCATTGCTCATTACTCATTACTGTGGCACTAACTTTTTAGCGAAGTGCGGCGCAACAAATCAATGTTGTCCAGAAGTTTTCCGGCGCCCAGCACCACCGAGTACAATGGCTGTTCAGCAATCGTAACCGGCAGTCCGGTTTCCTCGCGCAACCTCACATCCAGTTTCTTTAACAGAGCGCCTCCTCCGGTCAAAACGATACCGCGGTCCAGAATATCCGCTGAAAGTTCCGGTGGAGTTTTTTCAAGCGCCTCATGAACCGTATTCACAATGGTCGCGACCGTGTCACCCAGGGCTTCCCGAATTTCCCCATCACTGATAACAATTGTCTTGGGTACGCCTTCCATCAAGTTCCGGCCTTTGATCTCCATGGACAATTCTTCTTCCAGCGGGAAGGCGGAGCCCAGTTCCATCTTTACTTGCTCCGCCGTGCGTTCTCCAATCAATAGATTGTATTTCTTCTTAATGTACTGAATGATGGCTTCATCCATCTCATTGCCTGCAACGCGCACGGACCTGCTGTACACGATGCCGGCGAGTGAGATTACGGCAACATCCGTTGTTCCTCCACCGATATCCACAATCATGTTTCCACTCGGCTCGGTGATCGGTAAGCCCGCGCCGATGGCCGCAGCCATTGCTTCCTCCACGAGATAAACTTCTGTCGCCCTGGCGCGATAGGCGGCATCACGAACCGCCCTT from bacterium includes these protein-coding regions:
- the mrdA gene encoding penicillin-binding protein 2, with translation MFGEPIDRDLINRRINLIAGVVLCVFLMLLGSFWYMQIIKGPYYEQLAGENLYKEDPIPAPRGLIVDRNKKILAENRLSHNLFITPRLSRNLTSTIEFLSTVLATPQQDLYRIIKKEGPLHSSSPIMLYQDMTLPQLAYISARKIEYPEIDIHHEQKRSYLYGPLFSHVIGYVGELTEDQERAKDFPEAKRRDIVGQSGLERQYNRPLMGRAGMERKVVNSYGAVLKEFPPIRDEPVPGKVLRLGIDYNMQKATEDIFKEGNRYGAVVAMDIKTGDILVLYNKPLFDPNDFIPKIAPAKWKELISDPQHPLQNRVIQNKFSPGSTFKLVMALAALQEKKITPETTFGCGGAQFIYNRTFRCWKPGGHGSVSLYRAIMQSCDVYFYNVGMRLDIDVIAKYARLLGLGSLTNIDLPNEVKGLVPDREWKRRTTNDKWYPGETISVAIGQGPILATTLQMASLYATIATDGNIIQPHVVSSVLDMSGKTLEKSRSRKEKVEGIDRENFELVKKALWGVVNDHGTGGRARVDGYDVCGKTGTVQVVGYDRGKGLSEKQKEKYGDHAWFISFAPVTDPQVAVAVFVEHGGHGSDAAAPVAKKIFETYFADRKIPPFSQPKLKVVAKTPAPAPVEETLIE
- the mreD gene encoding rod shape-determining protein MreD, whose product is MRSLRTLIAIALILLVQTMVLGRFERLQAIDLFLLFNVYYALNFSPLSCIAVSVTSGLIQDAFTGGIIGMNAFSKTIVAYSIAVLSSRLMIKHPFILMMLVAVSTGVDLLTINMLNRLFSLPQMVLSYQVFLTATILNMLVGLLGFHIADRIRTRMEYA
- the mreC gene encoding rod shape-determining protein MreC; the encoded protein is MNELEKAPRRSFPIFVGIMILLLGIMSYQVADPLTGRSVLATLGYRIFSPVQTALSGLTNIVAGGIRNYFLLTRTSKENARLLKEVSELKIQNRMAHEIQQENQRLRKMLELRERLPYLLIPGEVVARDSKAAQSRTLMINRGTRHGITSEMPVVTPEGIVGMTIFVDVLSAKVLMITDTSASIGAMLEKGRVAGILSGDGQNSCILKFLPINVQVKKGDLVVTSGQEGIFPEGLAVGRVFQEVKESTLYRSFEVVPFPNFTSVNEVLFMKQAKSGPQ
- a CDS encoding rod shape-determining protein, with the protein product MGSIFRFFSSDLAIDLGTANTLVLAKNKGVVVYEPSIVALNKLTGKVEAVGKEAKEMLGRTPGNIVAIRPMKDGVIADFESTERMLDYFIKKAHNRNMWVRPRIVIGVPSEITQVEKRAVRDAAYRARATEVYLVEEAMAAAIGAGLPITEPSGNMIVDIGGGTTDVAVISLAGIVYSRSVRVAGNEMDEAIIQYIKKKYNLLIGERTAEQVKMELGSAFPLEEELSMEIKGRNLMEGVPKTIVISDGEIREALGDTVATIVNTVHEALEKTPPELSADILDRGIVLTGGGALLKKLDVRLREETGLPVTIAEQPLYSVVLGAGKLLDNIDLLRRTSLKS